CGCCGGGACGGCCCATGCCCGGCATCATCAGGAGGTCGAAGTCGGACGGCTGGCTGCGGCGCGGGAAGTCGCCGTCGTTCATGCCGAGCAGGCACACCACGCGGAACGGCACGGCGCGCATCGGCATCAGCGTGCAGAAGGTCACGCCGCCCGAGACGAACTGCTGGGTCAGCGCCGGCTGGTCGAGCTCGCCCAGCCAGGCTTCGCGCATCACCGCGAGCGGCACCGGTTCCTCGAACAAGGCGTTCTCGCAGATCTCGAGCCAGCATTGCAAGGCCTCTTCCAGCTGGTTGAGCATCATGCGGTCTTCGTCGTCGGACGCGCGGAAGAAGCGGCTCACCAGCGCACGCGCGCGTTCGCCCCACTCCACCGGGGTGAGCGTCGCGTCGAGCAGTTCGCGCCAGGCCAGCAGCGCCTCGACCAGCTCGGCCAGCGAACCGGCCAGCGCCGCATCCAGCCCGCCGACTTCGGCATACGGCTCGATGCCCGCGAAGCTGTTGCCGGCGCCGCTGGCATAGCCCAGCAACATGCGCCGGATGCCGAACAGCCAGGAGTTCTGTTCGCCGGCCGAGCCCAGGCCCAGGCCTTCGCGGTGCTTCGCGTCCAGGCCCCAGCGCACGCTGGCGCCTTCGATCCAGTGGCCGAGGATGGCCAGGTCGTTTTCCTCGACGCCGAAGCGGTGCGCCAGCGCAGGCACGTCGAGCAGGTCGCGCACCTCGCTCTGGCGGCAGCGCTGCTGCGGCAGGCGCAGCAGCCATTCGAACGCCACCAGCAGCGGGTTGACGCTGCGGTCCTTGACGTCGCCGATCTCGAACGGGATGTAGCGCGCATCGTTGCGCCGGTGCTGGTCGAACACCGCGTGCACGGCGGCCGAGAAGGTGTCGATGTCGGGCACCATCACGACCACGTCGCGAGGACGAAGCGGGTTTTCAGTGTCTTCTGCGAACCAGGACAGCAGCTGGTCGTGCAGCACCTCGACCTCGCGCTGGGCGCTGTGGGCGATGTGGAATTCGATCGAGCGGTCCTCTTGCGGCGGCGCGAAATGCGGATGCTCGGACAGCGGCTGCAAGTCGCGGATCGCCGCCTGCACCTGGCCGAGCAGCGTTTCGCCGGGATCCTCGTCGAACAGGTCGACGCGCATGTTGGCGTACTGCGCGCCTTCGCCGTTGTCGAATTCGTCGAGCATGCGCACGAAGTCGCGCCCCTGGCGGCCCCAGCTCGCCAGCAGCGGATGGCTGTGCGCGTGCAGCTGCTCGACCGGCACGTCGGCCAGTTCCTTGCCCTCGCGCGGCTTGTGACGCTTGGACGCCGCCTTGAGCAGCTCGCGTCCTTCGATGATGTCGCCCCAGTAGAACTGGCACGGGTTCGGCACCGCCAGCAGCACCTGCGTATGGCGCGACAGGCCGGCCAGCGCCTGGATGGTCTGGTAGGGCAGCGTCGACATGCCAAACAGGATCACGCGGCGCGGCAGGCGCAGCACCGGCTTGCGGTCTTCCTCGACCGCGGCCATGAACTGCTGGTGGATCGTGGCGCGGCCCGACCAGCGCCGCTCCGGCGGCAGGCTGGCGTGGATCTCGCGCCACAGGCAGGCCTGCCAGCACTGGTCGTGCGTGAGCGCGACCGGGTCGCCGCTGGGCCGGCGCAGCTGGTCGCGGCCTTCGGCCCAGTCGGTCAGCCAGTCGGCGCGGTAGACCTGGTACTGGTCGTACAGGTCGGCCAGGCGCTCGGCCAGCTGCAGGCGCCGCTCGGGGTCGGGGTCGCGCAGGAAATGGCGCAGCGGCTCGAATTTTTCCTTCTGCAGCAGTTCGGGCAGCAGGCGCATCAGGCGCCAGGTCAACGCGTCCTTGTCGAACGGCGAACGCTTGGGCACCCGTTCCGGCCCCAGCATGCCGCGGTAGGCCTCCCACTGGAAGCGCGCCGGCAGCGCCACGCGCGTGGCCGCGCACACGCCGAGGTCTTCGGCCAGTGCGATCTTGAGCCACTCGGCCACGCCGTTGGACTGCACCAGCACGATTTCCTCTTCGAGCGGCCCGAGCGGATGCTGGCGCAGCCAGTCGAACACGGCGGCGCGCAGCAGCTCCATCTGGTTGCCGTGCAGGATGAGGAGACCGGGGGTGATGGTGGTAGGCATGACAGGAGATGACGCATCCGGGGAGACTCGCGCAGGATACACCGGGCGGCAGCGAAAAGGTAGGCACATGGCTGAGTAATCGGCATGAATTCGCGGCTGCTCCACGCGCGCGGGTGCATGCGGGCGCGGGCGCGCGCGGGATCGTTGCTAAGATGACGCATTCATCACGCATTCATCACATCGTAGCGGCACATATTCACGAGGAAGCAGCATGCAAGAACAACAGGATCCGAACCTCTGGCTGGAAGACATCGACTCGACCCGCGCGCTCGGCTGGGTCGGCGACCGCAACCGCGAGGCCGAGGCCGAACTCACGGCCGATGCGCACTACGCGCCGCTCAAGACCGAACTGAAGACGATCCTCGATTCCAAGGAGCGCATCCCCTACATCGCCATGCACGGCGACTGGTATTACAACTTCTGGAAAGATGCCGAGCACCCGCGCGGCCTGTGGCGCCGCACGACGCTGGACGAGTTCCGCCGGAGCGAGCCGCGCTGGGAGACCGTGCTCGACCTCGACGCGCTGGCGGCAAGCGAAGACGAGAACTGGGTCTGGGCCGGCAGCCAGAAACTGCCGCCGCGCGGCGACCGGGCCCTGGTCTCGCTGTCGCGCGGCGGCGGCGACGCCCACGTGGTGCGCGAGTTCGACCTCACCACCTGCGCCTTCGTGCCGGCCGAGGAAGGCGGCTTCGCGCTGCCGGAAGCCAAGTCGAGCGTCGGCTGGATCGACCACGACAGCATCTTCGTGGCCACCGATTTCGGCGAAGGCGCGATGACCACGTCGGGCTATCCGCGCATCGTCAAGCAGTGGCGGCGCGGCGCGCCGCTGGCTGCCGCCGTCACCGTGTACGAGGTGGAACCGGACGATTTGTCGGCCTCGGCCTGGCAGGATGCGACGCCCGGCTTCGAGCGCCAGTTCGTGCAGCGCCAGATCGACTTCTACAGCAGCGAGATGTTCCTGCGCACCGCCGCGGGCGAGCTGGTCAAGATCGACAAGCCCGAGGATGCCAACGCTTTCACGGTGCGCGACCAATTGATCGTCGAGCTGCGCTCGGACTGGCAGGTCGATGCCGCTGCCGGCGGGCATACCTACCCGCAGGGTGCGCTGCTGGCGATGGATTTCGAGCGCTTCATGGCGGGCGAGCGCGCGTTCGAACTCCTGTTCGTGCCCTCGCCGACCACGTCGCTGGACGGCGTCGCCGCCACGCGCAGCATGCTCCTGCTGACCATCCTCGACAAGGTCAAGAACCGCATCGTCGAGCTGCAGCATGTAAACGGCGCCTGGCAACGGCGCGAGGTCGAGGCGCCCGGCATCGGTTCGCTCGACGTTTCCGCTGTCGACGAGTTCGAGTCCGACCACTACTTCCTGAACGTCACCGATTTCCTCACGCCGAGCAGTTTCTACCTCGCGCACGCGGGCAGCGACCGGCGCGAGCTGCTCAAATCGATGCCGGGCTTTTTCGACGCCGGTCCCTACGCGGTGCACCAGCACGAAGCGGCGTCCGCCGACGGCACCAAAGTCCCCTATTTCGTGGTGATGCGCAGGGATGCGCAGCCCAACGGCACGAATCCGACGCTGCTGTACGGCTACGGCGGCTTCGAAGTTTCGCTGACGCCGTTCTACAGCGGCGTGACCGGCAAGGCCTGGCTGGACCAGGGCGGCGTCTACGTGCTGGCCAACATCCGCGGCGGCGGCGAATTCGGCCCGCGCTGGCACCAGGCGGCGCTCAAGGAAAACCGCCAGAAGGCGTTCGACGACTTCATCGCCGTGGCCGAAGACCTGGTGCGCCGGCGCATCACCAGCGCTCGCCACCTCGGCATCATGGGTGGCAGCAATGGCGGCCTGCTGGTCGGCGCGGTCCTGGTACAGCGGCCGGAATTGTTCAACGCGGTCGTGTGCCAGGTGCCGCTGCTGGACATGCAGCGCTACCACCTGCTGCTGGCCGGCGCATCGTGGATGGGCGAGTACGGCGACCCCGACGACCCGGCGGAGTGGGAAGCGATCGAGCGCTACTCGCCCTACCAGAACGTGTCGAGCCAAGGCCGCTACCCACGCGTGCTGTTTACCACCTCGACCCGCGACGACCGTGTCCACCCCGGTCACGCACGCAAGATGGCGCAGCGCATGCGTGACCAGGGCCACGACGTGCTGTATTGGGAAAACACAGAAGGGGGTCATGCCGGTGCGGCAAATAACGAACAAACTGCGAAAATGTGGGCCCTGACATACACCTTTCTATTGAGGCAGCTCAAATAAACATAGCCTATGCACGGCGGTTCCCTAACCGGCGTGCAATCATTCCTCCGGGAACTAGCAGTATTGCTAGGCGTCTAAATGAATGATGCATGGAATACTTGTTTTCCACACATCTTTTTACGGAGGAGCGGCGATGGCTAATGATTTCGTTACCGAAGCAACCCTGCAAGAACCCGCACTGAACGCGGTCAAGCTGCAGGTGTCGTCACTGGCGCTCTCCGTCAGCGACCTGAAGAAATACCGGATCAGCAAGCGCGAAAGCCAGGAAAAGTTCTGGGGACGCTTTGGCGTCACCCAGTCGAGCGGCAGCCGCTTCGAGACCGGCCTGGCGATCCCGGCGCCGGTTGCGCTGCTGTTGAAGCTTTACGTCAACGGCAAGCTTAACGATGGTGATCTTCTGGAGTGATCAGGCCGAGGGAAATCGCCCTCACCACCGCCTGTTGCCGAGTGTTGACGTTGAACTTCTGCCGGATATTTCCCATATGGAAGTTCACCGTCGCCTCGGAACAGCCGGTAATTTTTGAAATTTCCCACGACGACTTGCCTACCATGACCCAATTGAGCACTTCCAGCTCGCGCGGGGTCAGGCGTGGGGCCGGCTCGGTCGATGCCGTCGGGCAGAATCGCACGCCCGAAGCGAAGGCATAGTCACGGATCAAGGCCAGTGTCGGCAGGATCGCGGCGACCGTGCGCAAGAACTGCGCATCGGGCTCCTGGTCGACCGCAAAGTTCAGCAAGCCAAACTCCCCGTTCGGCCCGTGCATCGGGAAGGTCACGCCGGCGCGCACGCCATGGCTGCAGGCTTCATCATATAGCGCACGCTGCGGAACACTGCGGAACAATTCCGGCTGCCAGATCAGCGGCAGCGTGCTCGTCATGCAATGGCTGACGACCGGGTCGACGTGGGCGAAGCGCTCGGTGTCGTAGCGCTCGCGCCATTTCGGGGGATAGTTGGTCTGGACAAAGGCATTGTCCAGGCGCGAATGACGCGTGCCCGACATGCCGAACAACACTTTGTCAAAACCGTGCTGGCGTCCCAGCGCGAACAAGGCTTCGCCCCAGCTGGACGCTGTCTCTTGTTGCAGCAACTCGCCCACTTCGACTGTCGTCGCCATGTATGCCTCGCGCTGTTGTTGTAATGACACCCACTATGCTAGTTGAGTTGTAACCGAATAGCACGAGAAATTATCAAAATATCCACCATGCTTACGCTGGACCATTTGAATAGTTGTCGCGCCGACACAACTCCTTTGCCGCCGAACGTCAATCGTGCGCGTCTCGCCGTCGATTTTCGTTATGCTCGCCCGGATTGTCCGTTCAAAATTGCAAATATGCAAGTTTATGCATGCAGCGGTAACACCCGTGTTGCATTACGCGCCTCGATGCTTGACTTGAACCGGCACAAGAGTATCTTTGCGGCTTTGCCGCATGCGCCTCAAAAAAATACCAAGCAATCAACAAAAAGCGTCCGTCCAGATCATCCCCCGCACGTGACTACCTTACCGTTCGCCAGCAATTCCTTCACGGCAGCCATGCGGCCGACGCAGCGCCCTCCTCATCTATTTAATTTCCAAGGACTCCAAGTCAATGAACAACATGACTGACATGGCTGAACAGCTGGATGTCAAGCTCCTGCTGTCCACCCTGATGGCCCTGAAAAAAGGCGACTTTTCCGTACGCATGCCATCCGAGTGGACTGGCGTGTCCGGCAAGATCGCCGACACCCTGAACGACATCATCGAGACCAAGCAGAAGATGGTCGAAGCGGTGACCGAGGTGTCGCGCGTGGTCGGCCGCGAAGGCCACCTGACCCAGCGCGCGGTCGTGCCGGGCACGGGCGGCGGCTGGAGCACCATCATCAGCTCGGTCAACACGCTGATCGACGACCTGGTGCGTCCGACCACCGAGATGGCGCGCGTGATCGGCGCGGTGGCGAAAGGCGACCTGTCGCAGACGATGGCGCTGGAAGTCGACGGCCACCCGCTCAAGGGCCAGTACCTGCGCGCGGCGATGACCGCGAACACCATGGTGGAGCAGCTGTCCTCGTTCTCGTCCGAGGTGACGCGCGTGGCGCGCGAGGTGGGTACCGAGGGTAAGCTGGGCGGCCAGGCCTACGTGCCGGGCGTCGCGGGTACCTGGAAGGACCTGACCGACTCGGTGAACTCGATGGCGGGTAACCTGACGTCGCAGGTGCGTAACATCGCGGAAGTGACCACCGCGGTGGCGAACGGCGACTTGTCCAAGAAAATCACGGTGGACGTGCGCGGCGAGATCCTGCAGCTGAAGGACACCATCAACGTGATGGTGGACC
This genomic stretch from Massilia sp. 9096 harbors:
- the recC gene encoding exodeoxyribonuclease V subunit gamma; translation: MPTTITPGLLILHGNQMELLRAAVFDWLRQHPLGPLEEEIVLVQSNGVAEWLKIALAEDLGVCAATRVALPARFQWEAYRGMLGPERVPKRSPFDKDALTWRLMRLLPELLQKEKFEPLRHFLRDPDPERRLQLAERLADLYDQYQVYRADWLTDWAEGRDQLRRPSGDPVALTHDQCWQACLWREIHASLPPERRWSGRATIHQQFMAAVEEDRKPVLRLPRRVILFGMSTLPYQTIQALAGLSRHTQVLLAVPNPCQFYWGDIIEGRELLKAASKRHKPREGKELADVPVEQLHAHSHPLLASWGRQGRDFVRMLDEFDNGEGAQYANMRVDLFDEDPGETLLGQVQAAIRDLQPLSEHPHFAPPQEDRSIEFHIAHSAQREVEVLHDQLLSWFAEDTENPLRPRDVVVMVPDIDTFSAAVHAVFDQHRRNDARYIPFEIGDVKDRSVNPLLVAFEWLLRLPQQRCRQSEVRDLLDVPALAHRFGVEENDLAILGHWIEGASVRWGLDAKHREGLGLGSAGEQNSWLFGIRRMLLGYASGAGNSFAGIEPYAEVGGLDAALAGSLAELVEALLAWRELLDATLTPVEWGERARALVSRFFRASDDEDRMMLNQLEEALQCWLEICENALFEEPVPLAVMREAWLGELDQPALTQQFVSGGVTFCTLMPMRAVPFRVVCLLGMNDGDFPRRSQPSDFDLLMMPGMGRPGDRSRRDDDRYLMLEALLAARDKLYVSWVGRNVRDNTEQPASVLVSQLRDYLAAGWDLDLQERTTVHALQPFSRRYFEEGGLLTYAGEWRSAYRDEGGEGGEGVEGDPETALDAAAVEVTDDLPPFELELDATLKLGELASFLRQPARYFFRRRLAVQFNDLEVVGEDEEPFALDALERYLLEDTLLDDSGAPEPRHEVRRVLNARAERLTREGVLPIGLIGKQWQEQLVDDLVPVRSSWLELGARFPDSAPKLAVSLDLAGVALEDWIDRLRSNAVETVWLVQISSRVLDRKGAPRGDKLIAPWLRQLAAAAMGVPVTGYLVARDATVEMAPLPQEAALYGLRQLVKLWKANLDQPLPVACKTALAHLAGNDAREIYDGGFELRGEVESDACLARLWPEFSALRASGGWPAVAEQLYGPLAAWLKEGVTVTQHGDPSKAGFGPDLGAAA
- a CDS encoding prolyl oligopeptidase family protein; its protein translation is MQEQQDPNLWLEDIDSTRALGWVGDRNREAEAELTADAHYAPLKTELKTILDSKERIPYIAMHGDWYYNFWKDAEHPRGLWRRTTLDEFRRSEPRWETVLDLDALAASEDENWVWAGSQKLPPRGDRALVSLSRGGGDAHVVREFDLTTCAFVPAEEGGFALPEAKSSVGWIDHDSIFVATDFGEGAMTTSGYPRIVKQWRRGAPLAAAVTVYEVEPDDLSASAWQDATPGFERQFVQRQIDFYSSEMFLRTAAGELVKIDKPEDANAFTVRDQLIVELRSDWQVDAAAGGHTYPQGALLAMDFERFMAGERAFELLFVPSPTTSLDGVAATRSMLLLTILDKVKNRIVELQHVNGAWQRREVEAPGIGSLDVSAVDEFESDHYFLNVTDFLTPSSFYLAHAGSDRRELLKSMPGFFDAGPYAVHQHEAASADGTKVPYFVVMRRDAQPNGTNPTLLYGYGGFEVSLTPFYSGVTGKAWLDQGGVYVLANIRGGGEFGPRWHQAALKENRQKAFDDFIAVAEDLVRRRITSARHLGIMGGSNGGLLVGAVLVQRPELFNAVVCQVPLLDMQRYHLLLAGASWMGEYGDPDDPAEWEAIERYSPYQNVSSQGRYPRVLFTTSTRDDRVHPGHARKMAQRMRDQGHDVLYWENTEGGHAGAANNEQTAKMWALTYTFLLRQLK
- a CDS encoding helix-turn-helix transcriptional regulator, with protein sequence MANDFVTEATLQEPALNAVKLQVSSLALSVSDLKKYRISKRESQEKFWGRFGVTQSSGSRFETGLAIPAPVALLLKLYVNGKLNDGDLLE
- a CDS encoding LuxR family transcriptional regulator, with translation MSLQQQREAYMATTVEVGELLQQETASSWGEALFALGRQHGFDKVLFGMSGTRHSRLDNAFVQTNYPPKWRERYDTERFAHVDPVVSHCMTSTLPLIWQPELFRSVPQRALYDEACSHGVRAGVTFPMHGPNGEFGLLNFAVDQEPDAQFLRTVAAILPTLALIRDYAFASGVRFCPTASTEPAPRLTPRELEVLNWVMVGKSSWEISKITGCSEATVNFHMGNIRQKFNVNTRQQAVVRAISLGLITPEDHHR